A genomic window from Fibrobacterota bacterium includes:
- a CDS encoding flagellar hook-length control protein FliK encodes MSMVTAMPTLAGPSLAVAGQQATPSTDGFLQALDQFLSSNDPGTAAGGESTLTSLFGMDTFSVSSAFSQTSAASISTDSDISAAGETDLSENPTLCLQIASILQALGFQVRPEDIAQLSPLDAQQLDSAMEFVQRNLQRGLDTSEIAECTSLLLPRPWKLDDLDGAPISAGQASGASESAKLPEGFLQAVESARKELAQTTSAPQTPAEPKAESAAIPTNPGPGAQTQKKSPGGSPGESDQKGSQQEAFAAWTRPQDSFQTALAADAADPSRPRHLTPGGTASELIGRQVLEKVHVQLAEGKRELSLRLWPEELGEVRLSLRMSDGNGIQANMVVENDAVRQAMLDSMPQLRDALARHGLDLEKMTVSVGTGGSAMAGSGSEADRKRGDESRDGRRGGGFQQTEIAVPTRLELGRDTGYRNGKNSLEIWS; translated from the coding sequence ATGAGCATGGTCACCGCAATGCCGACTCTCGCCGGTCCCAGCCTGGCCGTGGCGGGACAGCAAGCCACTCCATCCACGGACGGATTTCTCCAGGCCTTGGATCAATTCTTGTCTTCAAACGACCCGGGTACCGCCGCGGGCGGCGAATCCACCCTCACCTCGCTGTTCGGGATGGACACCTTCTCCGTCTCCAGCGCCTTCTCCCAGACGTCCGCCGCCTCGATCTCGACAGATTCCGACATCTCCGCCGCCGGCGAGACGGATCTCTCCGAAAACCCCACGCTATGCCTTCAGATCGCCAGCATCCTGCAGGCACTGGGATTCCAGGTTCGTCCCGAGGACATCGCCCAGCTCTCGCCCCTGGACGCCCAGCAGCTGGATTCCGCCATGGAATTCGTCCAGCGCAATCTCCAACGCGGCCTGGACACCTCCGAGATCGCCGAATGCACGAGCTTGCTCCTGCCCAGGCCCTGGAAACTGGACGACCTCGACGGTGCACCGATCTCCGCCGGTCAGGCTTCCGGAGCTTCCGAATCCGCGAAGCTGCCCGAGGGCTTCCTGCAGGCGGTGGAAAGCGCTCGCAAGGAACTCGCCCAAACGACCTCGGCACCTCAGACTCCCGCCGAACCGAAAGCGGAAAGCGCCGCGATACCGACCAACCCCGGCCCCGGAGCCCAGACCCAGAAGAAGTCCCCCGGTGGCTCTCCCGGTGAATCCGATCAGAAGGGCTCCCAGCAAGAAGCCTTCGCTGCCTGGACTCGGCCGCAGGACTCCTTCCAGACCGCCCTGGCCGCCGACGCCGCCGACCCCAGCCGCCCCCGGCACCTCACCCCCGGAGGCACGGCCAGCGAACTGATCGGACGGCAAGTCCTGGAAAAGGTCCATGTCCAGTTGGCCGAAGGCAAACGGGAATTGTCCTTGCGCTTGTGGCCGGAGGAACTCGGCGAAGTGCGGCTTTCCCTGCGGATGTCCGACGGCAACGGCATCCAGGCGAACATGGTGGTGGAAAACGACGCCGTGCGCCAGGCCATGCTCGATTCCATGCCGCAATTGCGCGATGCCCTGGCCCGCCATGGATTGGATCTGGAAAAGATGACCGTCTCGGTGGGCACGGGGGGATCGGCCATGGCTGGATCCGGATCCGAAGCCGATCGCAAGAGGGGCGACGAAAGCCGCGACGGACGCCGAGGCGGCGGATTCCAGCAGACAGAAATTGCCGTACCCACGAGATTGGAGCTGGGGCGGGACACGGGCTACCGAAACGGCAAGAACTCCCTCGAAATCTGGAGCTGA
- the nadC gene encoding carboxylating nicotinate-nucleotide diphosphorylase, translating into MDGFPLEAARRIVRLALEEDVGSGDLTCRLVLPAGHQSRAQVVAKARGVFCGSPIGTVVLSLLQELDPESGADQVRYEVLVSDGTFLEEGQVVCRFEGPTRAILEAERTFLNFCQHLSGVASSARVHQEVAGSSCRVLDTRKTTPGQRALEKWAIRIGGGTNHRLGLWDAVLVKENHAQAAGGVRAAALVALEKVEPGTPVIIEVRDLDELTSLLPLPLTRVLLDNFTPGEVAQARALRDSANATFALEASGGITLHTLADFARSGVEYASVGALTHSARPLDLSLLLEDA; encoded by the coding sequence ATGGATGGATTTCCTCTCGAAGCCGCTCGTCGCATTGTTCGCTTGGCCTTGGAAGAAGACGTTGGTTCGGGCGACCTGACGTGTCGCCTGGTCCTGCCCGCTGGTCACCAGAGCCGCGCCCAGGTCGTGGCCAAGGCGCGGGGTGTTTTCTGTGGCTCGCCCATTGGGACTGTGGTGCTTTCCCTGTTGCAGGAACTGGATCCGGAATCCGGCGCCGATCAGGTTCGATACGAAGTCCTGGTTTCCGACGGGACCTTCCTGGAAGAAGGGCAGGTCGTGTGTCGGTTCGAAGGCCCCACCCGGGCGATCCTGGAGGCCGAGCGGACTTTCCTGAACTTTTGCCAGCATCTTTCCGGCGTGGCCAGTTCCGCGCGTGTCCACCAGGAGGTGGCGGGCAGCTCCTGCCGGGTGCTGGACACCCGCAAGACCACCCCGGGCCAGCGTGCCCTGGAAAAATGGGCCATTCGCATCGGCGGCGGTACCAACCATCGCTTGGGTTTGTGGGACGCCGTGCTGGTGAAGGAAAACCATGCCCAGGCCGCGGGGGGAGTCCGCGCGGCCGCATTGGTGGCGTTGGAAAAGGTCGAGCCCGGGACCCCGGTGATCATCGAGGTGCGCGATCTGGATGAACTGACCAGCCTTTTGCCCCTACCCCTCACCCGTGTTCTGTTGGATAATTTCACTCCAGGAGAGGTCGCCCAAGCCCGGGCCTTGCGCGACAGTGCCAATGCGACCTTCGCATTGGAAGCATCTGGTGGAATCACGTTGCACACCTTGGCGGACTTCGCCCGATCCGGAGTGGAATACGCTTCGGTGGGGGCTCTGACACACTCCGCAAGACCTTTGGATCTATCGCTACTGTTGGAGGACGCATGA
- a CDS encoding FAD-binding oxidoreductase, with amino-acid sequence MVAHRKDRVLVVGGGITGLAVAHELAGRGYRPVVVERDRVASHASGAAAGILAARGVVRSDVPGRMFYTRSLSAYPRWVERLVRESLEDVPLFEGDDWCLFPHGGQADRFRQRLERESDPSLWEESDGSAPWSGAPGVDKFRLFRFPQERWLSPTRLMAALFGATLRAGAVVMEQCGPVEIQREGMGWRARTRQGDFTADIAVVAAGPWSGEVLAPLGWFANLVAVRGQLALMPALHPLPAMVHLCDKWYVVPRDGMSVVGATVEHGCWEEQTTAEGMADLQMALGGLFPGLDLARATRAWSGIRPRTRDRIPHVGWLERGLFLASGHYRSGISMAPRTATLVASYLDGDAIPEDARDLSPLRARGGWTHR; translated from the coding sequence GTGGTCGCGCATCGAAAAGATCGGGTGCTGGTGGTGGGTGGCGGGATCACGGGTCTGGCCGTCGCCCACGAACTGGCGGGGCGCGGGTATCGCCCCGTGGTGGTGGAGCGCGACCGTGTCGCCAGTCACGCCTCGGGAGCGGCGGCGGGCATCCTCGCCGCGCGCGGGGTGGTCCGTTCGGACGTGCCGGGGCGGATGTTCTACACGCGATCGCTTTCGGCGTACCCCCGCTGGGTGGAACGCCTGGTGCGCGAATCGCTCGAGGATGTGCCTCTGTTCGAAGGGGACGACTGGTGCCTGTTCCCGCACGGCGGCCAAGCTGACAGATTCCGTCAGAGGCTCGAGCGCGAGTCGGATCCTTCCCTGTGGGAGGAATCCGACGGATCCGCGCCCTGGAGCGGGGCCCCGGGCGTGGACAAATTCCGTCTGTTCCGGTTTCCGCAGGAGCGTTGGCTTTCGCCCACTCGTCTGATGGCCGCCCTCTTCGGCGCCACCTTGCGCGCGGGCGCGGTGGTGATGGAACAATGCGGTCCGGTGGAGATCCAGCGGGAAGGCATGGGGTGGCGTGCCCGCACCCGGCAGGGCGATTTCACCGCCGACATCGCCGTGGTGGCCGCGGGGCCCTGGTCGGGCGAAGTGCTCGCGCCGCTGGGGTGGTTCGCCAACCTGGTGGCGGTGCGCGGACAGCTCGCCCTGATGCCTGCCTTGCATCCTTTGCCTGCCATGGTGCACTTGTGCGACAAGTGGTACGTGGTGCCTCGCGATGGCATGAGCGTGGTGGGCGCGACGGTGGAGCACGGCTGTTGGGAAGAGCAGACCACCGCAGAAGGAATGGCGGATCTTCAAATGGCCTTGGGGGGATTGTTTCCCGGGCTGGACCTTGCCCGCGCGACACGTGCGTGGTCGGGAATCCGACCTCGCACGCGCGACCGGATTCCCCATGTGGGATGGTTGGAACGTGGATTGTTCCTCGCTTCCGGACACTACCGGTCGGGAATTTCCATGGCACCACGCACGGCGACGCTGGTGGCGAGCTACCTCGACGGCGATGCGATTCCCGAGGATGCCCGCGATCTATCCCCGCTTCGCGCGCGCGGCGGCTGGACCCACAGGTGA
- a CDS encoding amidohydrolase family protein, with amino-acid sequence MLIQAERLWIAPGRIEEGWALRIENDRIAEVGPLRRLRHKRPPGETTFDCGRTVLMPGLVNAHVHLELGWLRDRVSPRGGFASWVRELRRHQVEEFELLKEEGFRRQTIQAIRLGALEMLHHGTTAFLDVSNTGLPGEMLPEGGPFAMAALECIGLQRDLSGQFLTRARTYAQAGDRGRVRRMAVPHALYSCSEPLLRGLSADDVHRGLSTIHLMESREEADLFQLGMGQLRAFVDEICPTNDLLPGEDPLDRLESFFGTTTPLVAVHGYALSAMQIQRLARWGASLCLCPSSRRFFLHPSIPFADIQKAKLPLCLGTDSLASSPSLSLWTEMRVLHEENPALDPGRILQWATEGGARALGLSSGKLAAGLSADWIAVEAADVPNEDLESFLVAEEPEVRMVSVGGDILLDGRWEG; translated from the coding sequence ATGCTGATCCAAGCCGAACGGCTCTGGATCGCACCGGGCCGGATCGAAGAAGGCTGGGCGCTTCGCATCGAGAACGATCGCATCGCCGAGGTCGGCCCGTTGCGACGTCTGCGCCACAAGCGACCTCCGGGCGAGACCACCTTCGATTGCGGTCGAACGGTGCTGATGCCGGGATTGGTGAACGCCCACGTGCACCTGGAACTGGGTTGGCTGCGCGATCGGGTCAGTCCGCGCGGCGGGTTCGCCTCCTGGGTGAGGGAGCTTCGTCGGCACCAAGTGGAGGAATTCGAGCTCCTCAAGGAGGAGGGCTTCCGCCGCCAGACGATCCAAGCCATCCGGCTGGGAGCCCTGGAAATGCTCCACCACGGCACCACGGCCTTCCTGGACGTCTCCAATACCGGCCTGCCCGGAGAGATGCTCCCCGAAGGCGGTCCGTTCGCCATGGCCGCGCTGGAGTGCATCGGGCTCCAACGAGACCTTTCTGGACAGTTTTTGACAAGAGCGAGGACCTACGCGCAGGCCGGCGATCGCGGCAGGGTCAGGCGGATGGCCGTGCCCCACGCCCTCTACTCCTGCTCGGAGCCGCTGCTGCGAGGACTTTCCGCCGACGACGTCCACCGCGGTCTCTCCACCATCCACCTGATGGAAAGCCGGGAGGAGGCCGACCTGTTCCAGCTGGGCATGGGACAGCTGCGCGCCTTCGTTGACGAAATCTGTCCAACCAACGATTTGCTCCCGGGCGAAGACCCGCTGGATCGACTGGAGTCGTTCTTCGGAACCACCACGCCCTTGGTTGCCGTGCATGGATACGCCCTGAGCGCCATGCAGATCCAGCGGCTCGCGCGGTGGGGTGCTTCTCTTTGCCTGTGTCCATCCAGCCGGAGGTTTTTCCTGCACCCGTCGATTCCCTTCGCGGACATCCAGAAGGCAAAGCTTCCCCTCTGCCTGGGAACCGACTCGCTGGCATCGTCTCCCAGCTTGTCGCTGTGGACGGAAATGCGCGTGCTCCACGAGGAAAACCCGGCATTGGATCCCGGACGCATCCTGCAGTGGGCGACCGAGGGTGGCGCGCGCGCCTTGGGACTTTCTTCCGGAAAGCTCGCCGCAGGCCTGAGTGCGGATTGGATCGCCGTAGAAGCCGCGGACGTGCCGAACGAAGATCTGGAATCCTTCCTGGTCGCCGAGGAACCGGAAGTCAGAATGGTCTCCGTGGGTGGAGACATCCTGCTGGACGGCCGCTGGGAAGGCTGA
- a CDS encoding PEGA domain-containing protein → MRFETRTVGVFEVLSVHLEGEEVFDAGRLRQENLRLVEKGSRRIVVDLSGIDYLYSDSINAFVALNRRLLESSGRLGILVPHPKVHEILVRAGLENIMRLYRSEADLLGDSRELMRQSSAWTRPAELVNQASASQILTATNLVPRNSTDAAREMASATQRIQRRRSGPRVEVRPRRRGGRSLDQNDDDDIPLPPQLPSIGSESSSLRNLSMESSAFLNTPTEMDRKRVPPTAPSPPAAPPEAKIFELPKEPQQDGYSTDAWLLALSPPADRQATELPPPPAAHRAPAPVAPSAAGTQSNSRFDENLQWDAEAPPPPQAFVAPPAPPPPPTPPTFEAPSAWTPPVPPPGPGANLASAFLDPRQPLSPPVQPDPQEAIAQAIFHDHPSQSSRSGARDSRGGDSFPSADSVGSRSGSDPWATERDSATIQRPVPSPAWPPAPRSNPGSNSGATSGSKAAAAPQRAHQEWIEAAERHDASKSTGSRFAQDSSPSQTIHDSFDSAAPATAWFEQPSRAPKPVSPSSTPTARPAAPPAPVAAPPAPPRAVPPPPPAPVAELPAEDVALAAARASAWFEQPVVPRLPPQPTGRQTPLAPAQPKSVAPAAKPVPAPKQAPVAKPKVVAPPPPPVASPSKPLAPPEEASLAAARASAWFEQPAAPAQVPSPPPVSSSPSKSSAPKSSPRTPLDPWQDPAQREAAASAWYERPPVQDAPIPVAAQTHVPEPPPPPAAIARPSPSSDRLSADEWFSHSGRGNGRAPSAPVQSSPTRSSTPRPSPSRSPSLPALEDSHAFEEEESSGKRSVWVAVAGGSLLLIGLLVWFLAFKKQSVELPLVPPETASDSVPVQEPVATTAPTDPKPAATVERPVASPVKTTSTTPPSVRPTPEKTTSAKPNKSAVRPEPVAPAKVVAPVLPPEGDPVRVMISSRPMGAAIVVDGRPSGVTPSQIVLRRVGKVELNLAGFRPVAKQIDPDDNPGRVEFQLQPNDGANASTGRIYLTSAPSGADIAVGGKSLGKTPRFVELPVGAQKLTLRSGPLVQTRTLEIRSGTNPSEHFGL, encoded by the coding sequence ATGAGATTCGAAACTCGCACAGTTGGTGTCTTCGAAGTTCTCTCCGTCCATCTCGAAGGCGAAGAGGTCTTCGACGCAGGTCGTCTCCGGCAGGAGAACCTGCGGCTTGTTGAAAAAGGGTCGCGAAGAATTGTCGTCGACCTCAGCGGGATTGATTATTTGTACTCGGACTCGATCAACGCCTTCGTGGCGTTGAATCGACGTCTCTTGGAAAGCAGTGGTCGGTTGGGCATCCTGGTTCCCCATCCGAAAGTGCATGAAATCCTGGTCCGAGCCGGACTGGAAAACATCATGCGCCTGTACCGCAGCGAAGCCGATTTGTTGGGGGATTCACGTGAACTCATGCGGCAATCCTCCGCTTGGACCCGCCCGGCGGAATTGGTCAACCAGGCCAGCGCCTCTCAAATTCTGACCGCGACCAACCTCGTTCCGCGCAACTCCACCGATGCTGCCCGCGAAATGGCCAGCGCTACCCAGCGCATCCAACGCCGGCGAAGCGGTCCCCGCGTGGAGGTTCGGCCCCGTCGGCGTGGCGGACGCAGCCTGGATCAAAACGACGACGACGACATCCCGCTGCCTCCCCAGCTACCTTCAATCGGCTCCGAGTCTTCCTCGCTGCGCAATCTTTCGATGGAATCGTCGGCGTTTTTGAACACGCCGACGGAAATGGACCGCAAGCGAGTCCCACCGACCGCTCCATCCCCTCCAGCGGCACCTCCAGAAGCCAAAATTTTCGAGCTTCCCAAGGAGCCTCAGCAGGACGGGTATTCGACCGATGCCTGGCTCCTGGCCCTATCACCTCCAGCCGATCGTCAGGCCACGGAGCTCCCTCCCCCCCCTGCGGCACACCGTGCACCTGCGCCGGTGGCCCCCTCCGCTGCGGGAACCCAATCCAACTCGCGATTCGATGAAAACCTGCAATGGGATGCCGAGGCCCCTCCTCCGCCGCAGGCGTTTGTCGCGCCCCCTGCACCCCCACCCCCACCAACGCCGCCCACGTTCGAGGCTCCCTCCGCGTGGACTCCTCCAGTGCCTCCGCCTGGACCGGGTGCGAATCTGGCCTCGGCGTTCCTGGATCCACGTCAGCCGCTGTCTCCGCCGGTACAACCAGATCCTCAAGAGGCGATTGCCCAAGCCATTTTCCACGACCATCCCTCGCAGAGCTCGCGGTCCGGCGCACGGGATTCCCGTGGCGGCGACTCCTTCCCTAGCGCAGATTCTGTCGGGTCGCGATCGGGTTCCGACCCTTGGGCGACCGAGCGCGACTCCGCCACGATTCAAAGGCCGGTCCCTTCGCCTGCATGGCCACCTGCACCACGCAGCAACCCGGGATCCAACTCCGGGGCGACTTCCGGGTCCAAGGCCGCCGCTGCCCCCCAACGCGCCCACCAAGAATGGATCGAGGCGGCGGAACGACACGATGCCTCGAAGTCTACCGGCTCGCGTTTCGCGCAGGACTCTTCTCCTTCGCAAACCATTCACGACTCTTTCGACTCCGCAGCCCCTGCGACCGCTTGGTTTGAGCAACCTTCCAGGGCACCAAAACCGGTCTCGCCCAGCTCAACTCCCACAGCTCGTCCTGCGGCTCCACCCGCTCCTGTCGCGGCCCCACCGGCACCCCCCAGAGCAGTCCCTCCGCCACCGCCTGCCCCCGTGGCGGAGCTGCCGGCAGAAGACGTCGCTCTGGCCGCCGCTCGAGCCTCCGCTTGGTTTGAACAGCCTGTCGTCCCTCGGCTTCCACCACAGCCCACTGGCCGCCAAACACCTCTGGCTCCAGCCCAGCCCAAGAGTGTGGCGCCAGCCGCCAAACCCGTCCCAGCGCCCAAGCAGGCACCGGTAGCCAAACCAAAGGTTGTCGCCCCTCCACCGCCTCCCGTTGCGAGCCCCTCCAAACCACTCGCTCCCCCGGAAGAGGCTTCGCTGGCAGCGGCGCGTGCGTCGGCCTGGTTCGAACAACCGGCCGCCCCCGCCCAGGTGCCCAGCCCCCCCCCTGTTTCCAGCTCCCCGAGCAAGTCATCGGCTCCCAAGTCGAGTCCCCGGACCCCACTGGATCCGTGGCAAGATCCCGCCCAAAGGGAAGCGGCGGCCTCCGCCTGGTACGAGCGTCCGCCGGTTCAGGATGCACCGATTCCGGTCGCGGCCCAGACACACGTTCCAGAACCTCCCCCACCACCGGCAGCAATCGCGCGCCCCTCGCCTTCCAGCGACCGGCTTTCCGCCGATGAATGGTTCTCGCATAGCGGAAGGGGGAACGGGCGTGCACCGTCCGCTCCGGTTCAATCCTCCCCTACGCGCTCCAGCACCCCTCGGCCTTCGCCGAGTCGTTCCCCATCTCTTCCTGCCCTTGAAGACTCCCACGCCTTCGAGGAAGAAGAATCTTCCGGAAAGCGAAGCGTTTGGGTCGCCGTCGCCGGCGGAAGCTTGCTTCTGATCGGACTGCTCGTTTGGTTCCTCGCGTTCAAAAAACAGTCGGTGGAACTGCCTCTGGTTCCGCCGGAAACGGCGTCGGATTCCGTCCCCGTCCAGGAACCCGTCGCGACCACGGCACCGACCGATCCCAAGCCAGCCGCCACCGTGGAGCGTCCCGTCGCTTCGCCCGTGAAGACCACCTCGACCACACCTCCTTCCGTGCGACCCACTCCGGAAAAAACCACCTCGGCCAAACCCAACAAGTCCGCCGTCAGGCCGGAACCTGTCGCCCCCGCCAAGGTCGTCGCTCCTGTCCTGCCCCCGGAAGGCGATCCAGTCCGCGTCATGATCTCCTCTCGTCCCATGGGAGCAGCCATCGTCGTGGACGGCCGACCTTCCGGAGTGACTCCCAGCCAAATCGTTCTGCGCAGGGTCGGGAAGGTGGAACTGAACCTGGCGGGATTCCGACCTGTCGCCAAACAGATCGACCCGGACGACAATCCTGGCCGCGTCGAATTCCAGCTCCAGCCCAACGATGGTGCGAACGCCTCCACGGGTCGCATCTACCTGACCTCCGCCCCCTCGGGTGCGGACATCGCGGTCGGAGGCAAGAGCCTTGGCAAGACTCCGCGGTTCGTGGAGCTTCCCGTCGGCGCACAGAAATTGACCCTTCGCAGCGGTCCGCTGGTCCAGACGCGAACGTTGGAAATCCGCTCCGGCACCAATCCGTCGGAACACTTCGGACTCTGA
- the murI gene encoding glutamate racemase: MDVSGKKGENERDDLHTQYGRNLLPRFDRSRTTLLEVIGVFDSGFGGLTVWGSLVERLPRYDFLYLADSARAPYGARSPEVVHRFTLQAVEWLFEQGCPLVILACNTASARALRTIQQQHLPKHRPDRRVLGMVRPSVEALANLPVGSLPGLTPPSETSGTVAVLATETTIGSDSFGIELRKFAPHLELIQQACPMLAPLVEAGELEGEGTKWFLHKYLDPVIAKSPSRILLGCTHYPLLLPGIRAIVPDRIEVLSQGPLVADRLADWLVRHPEMERRLTQNGTRHFATTDSADWFSSFAARFLGAHIEARQVLLEGNAKGLWET, translated from the coding sequence ATGGACGTCAGCGGAAAAAAGGGTGAGAACGAGCGAGATGATCTGCACACGCAATATGGTAGAAACCTGCTCCCACGATTCGACAGGAGCAGGACTACATTGCTGGAGGTGATAGGGGTCTTCGATTCTGGTTTCGGAGGTCTGACGGTATGGGGGTCGCTTGTGGAGCGCCTCCCTCGGTACGACTTCCTCTACCTGGCGGACAGCGCCAGGGCTCCGTACGGTGCGCGCAGCCCGGAAGTGGTCCACCGCTTCACCCTCCAAGCGGTGGAATGGCTGTTCGAACAAGGCTGCCCTCTGGTGATCCTGGCCTGCAACACAGCCTCCGCCCGAGCCCTGCGCACCATCCAGCAACAGCACCTCCCCAAGCACCGTCCGGACCGACGCGTGCTGGGCATGGTCCGTCCTTCCGTGGAAGCTTTGGCCAATCTTCCCGTCGGAAGTCTGCCAGGACTCACACCTCCTTCGGAAACCTCCGGCACCGTTGCTGTTTTGGCGACCGAAACCACCATTGGCTCCGATTCGTTCGGGATCGAGTTGCGCAAATTTGCCCCCCACTTGGAGCTGATCCAACAGGCGTGCCCGATGCTTGCCCCTCTCGTGGAGGCCGGCGAATTGGAGGGCGAGGGAACAAAATGGTTCCTCCACAAGTATCTGGATCCGGTGATCGCCAAATCGCCCAGCCGGATTTTGCTCGGTTGCACCCACTATCCTCTACTTCTTCCTGGAATTCGGGCCATCGTACCGGACAGAATCGAAGTACTTTCCCAAGGACCACTGGTGGCCGATCGACTGGCCGACTGGTTGGTTCGGCATCCAGAGATGGAACGCCGCTTGACCCAAAACGGGACGCGACACTTCGCCACGACCGACTCGGCAGACTGGTTTTCTTCCTTCGCGGCGCGGTTCTTGGGGGCTCACATTGAGGCTCGCCAGGTGCTTTTAGAAGGAAATGCGAAAGGACTCTGGGAAACATGA